One part of the Entelurus aequoreus isolate RoL-2023_Sb linkage group LG05, RoL_Eaeq_v1.1, whole genome shotgun sequence genome encodes these proteins:
- the LOC133651097 gene encoding ATP-sensitive inward rectifier potassium channel 1-like, whose product MVQPCGPPSRRARLVTKDGRCNIEFGNLESGNHMAYLVDFWTTFVEIRWRFVLLLFVASFTGSWFVFSLLWYWIAKSNGDLAAPGGVDGHVMCVANVNSLTTAFLYSLETQTTIGYGGRALTGQCPGTVAVIVLQSVAGVFINSFMCGVILAKISLPKRRAKTVSFSHVAVICLRKGKLCLLIRVANLRKTLLIGSQIYGKLLRTTTTPDGETFILDQLDIAFTVDSGKDNLFFVCPLTLYHAIERSSPFYELSADTLPQQDFELVVFLDGIAESTSSSCQVRTSYTPQEIQWGHNFLPIISRTRTGKYCVDFSNFSKSVRVGTPHCARCLDGNVDLPNRKRHTEKMGVDNLGFHVIDIHDGVDVTKM is encoded by the coding sequence ATGGTCCAGCCGTGCGGGCCCCCGAGCCGCCGAGCCCGCCTGGTCACCAAAGACGGGCGCTGCAACATCGAGTTTGGCAACTTGGAGTCGGGCAACCACATGGCCTACCTGGTGGACTTCTGGACCACCTTCGTGGAGATCCGCTGGCGCTTCGTGCTCCTCCTGTTCGTGGCGTCCTTCACGGGCAGCTGGTTCGTGTTCAGCCTGCTGTGGTACTGGATCGCCAAGAGCAACGGGGACCTGGCGGCGCCGGGCGGCGTGGACGGCCACGTCATGTGCGTGGCCAACGTCAACAGCCTGACCACCGCCTTCCTCTACTCGCTGGAGACGCAGACCACCATCGGCTACGGCGGCCGGGCGCTGACGGGGCAGTGCCCCGGCACGGTGGCCGTCATCGTGCTGCAGTCGGTGGCGGGCGTGTTCATCAACAGCTTCATGTGCGGCGTCATCCTGGCCAAGATCTCGCTGCCCAAGCGGCGCGCCAAGACGGTGAGCTTCAGCCACGTGGCCGTCATCTGCCTCCGGAAAGGGAAGCTGTGCCTCCTGATCCGCGTGGCCAACCTCCGCAAGACCCTGCTCATCGGCAGCCAGATCTACGGCAAGCTGCTGAGGACCACCACCACGCCCGACGGCGAGACCTTCATCCTGGACCAGCTGGACATCGCCTTCACGGTGGACTCCGGCAAGGACAACCTGTTCTTCGTTTGCCCGCTGACGCTCTACCACGCCATCGAGCGCTCCAGTCCCTTCTACGAGCTGTCGGCCGACACCCTCCCCCAGCAGGACTTCGAGCTGGTGGTCTTCCTGGACGGCATCGCCGAGTCCACCAGCTCCTCCTGCCAGGTGCGCACCTCCTACACGCCGCAGGAGATCCAGTGGGGGCACAACTTCCTGCCCATCATCTCGCGCACCAGGACCGGCAAGTACTGCGTGGACTTCTCCAACTTCTCCAAAAGCGTGCGGGTGGGCACGCCGCACTGCGCCCGCTGCCTCGACGGCAACGTGGACCTGCCGAACAGGAAGCGGCACACGGAGAAGATGGGCGTCGACAACCTGGGCTTCCACGTCATCGACATTCACGACGGCGTGGACGTCACCAAGATGTGA